The Numenius arquata chromosome 7, bNumArq3.hap1.1, whole genome shotgun sequence genome has a window encoding:
- the COL10A1 gene encoding collagen alpha-1(X) chain gives MHLQISLLLLFCLNIVHGSDGYFSERYQKQSSIKGPHFLPFNVKSQGVQIRGEQGPPGPPGPIGPRGQPGPAGKPGFGSPGPQGPPGPPGPPGFSAVGKPGMPGLPGKPGDRGLNGEKGEAGPVGLPGARGPQGPPGTPGPAGLSVPGKPGPQGPPGAQGPRGFPGEKGEPGIPGINGQKGENGFGVPGRPGNRGLPGPQGPRGLPGPAGIGKPGENGLPGQPGMKGDRGLPGAPGAAGIPGPQGPPGEPGEAGIGKPGPMGPPGPAGIPGAKGHPGPAGLPGSPGLPGFGKPGLPGMKGHRGPEGPPGLPGPKGDQGPAGVSGEPGPVGPPGNMGPQGLKGLPGENGLPGPKGDMGPAGLPGFPGAKGERGLPGLDGKPGYPGEQGLAGPKGHPGFPGPKGDTGHAGLPGLPGPMGPQGVKGVPGINGEPGPRGPSGIPGIRGPIGPPGLPGAPGAKGEPGAPGLPGPAGIATKGLSGPMGPPGPPGPKGNNGEPGLPGPPGPPGPPGQAVVPQMPESYVKAGEAYMKGGVNQALTGMPVSAFSVILSKAYPGATVPIKFDKILYNRQQHYDPRTGIFTCRIPGLYYFSYHVHAKGTNVWVALYKNGSPLMYTYDEYKKGYLDQASGSAVIDLMENDQVWLQLPNSESNGLYSSDYVHSSFSGFLFAHS, from the coding sequence GTGTGCAGATAAGGGGTGAACAAGGCCCCCCTGGTCCCCCAGGCCCTATCGGACCAAGAGGACAACCAGGACCTGCAGGAAAGCCCGGCTTTGGAAGTCCTGGTCCCCAAGGCCCCCCTGGTCCCCCAGGACCACCTGGATTCTCTGCAGTTGGAAAGCCAGGCATGCCAGGTCTACCAGGAAAGCCAGGAGACAGAGGACTAAACGGTGAGAAAGGAGAAGCTGGACCTGTTGGGCTCCCAGGAGCAAGAGGGCCACAAGGACCACCTGGCACTCCTGGCCCTGCAGGACTGTCTGTTCCTGGCAAGCCAGGACCACAAGGCCCTCCAGGAGCTCAAGGGCCGAGGGGCTTCCCCGGTGAGAAAGGAGAACCAGGTATCCCTGGTATTAATGGACAAAAGGGAGAAAATGGATTTGGCGTTCCGGGCCGCCCAGGTAATAGGGGTCTTCCAGGCCCGCAGGGACCCCGGggcctccctggccctgctgggatAGGGAAGCCTGGTGAAAATGGTCTTCCAGGTCAGCCAGGTATGAAAGGTGACAGAGGCTTACCAGGTGCACCTGGAGCGGCTGGTATCCCAGGTCCCCAGGGTCCCCCAGGAgaacctggagaagctggcattGGCAAGCCTGGGCCAATGGGACCACCAGGGCCAGCAGGCATCCCCGGAGCCAAGGGACACCCCGGACCTGCAGGCTTGCCTGGATCCCCAGGTCTTCCAGGATTTGGAAAGCCAGGATTGCCAGGAATGAAGGGACATAGGGGGCCTGAAGGTCCTCCTGGGCTCCCAGGACCTAAAGGAGACCAAGGCCCAGCTGGTGTGTCAGGAGAACCAGGACCTGTCGGGCCACCAGGGAACATGGGCCCTCAAGGACTCAAAGGCTTGCCTGGTGAGAATGGCCTACCTGGACCTAAGGGTGACATGGGCCCCGCAGGCCTGCCGGGATTCCCTGGGGCCAAAGGTGAACGAGGTCTACCAGGATTAGACGGAAAACCAGGATACCCAGGTGAGCAAGGTCTTGCTGGTCCTAAGGGACACCCAGGTTTCCCAGGTCCAAAAGGTGACACTGGCCACGCCGGGCTACCTGGCTTGCCTGGCCCAATGGGTCCACAAGGAGTAAAGGGAGTTCCAGGGATCAATGGCGAGCCAGGCCCCAGAGGGCCTTCAGGAATACCTGGGATCAGAGGCCCCATTGGCCCCCCTGGCCTGCCAGGAGCCCCTGGTGCAAAAGGTGAGCCAGGAGCACCAGGACTGCCAGGCCCAGCAGGTATTGCTACAAAAGGATTAAGTGGACCCATGGGACCACCTGGACCCCCTGGGCCTAAAGGCAACAATGGAGAGCCTGGATTGCCAGGCCCCCCAGGTCCTCCTGGTCCCCCCGGCCAAGCTGTAGTCCCACAGATGCCGGAAAGCTATGTTAAAGCAGGAGAGGCTTACATGAAAGGAGGAGTAAACCAAGCTCTTACAGGGATGCCAGTGTCTGCTTTCAGTGTCATCCTCTCAAAAGCCTACCCTGGAGCAACAGTCCCCATCAAATTTGATAAAATCTTGTACAATAGGCAGCAACACTATGACCCCAGAACAGGAATCTTCACCTGCAGGATCCCTGGACTGTACTATTTCTCCTACCATGTACATGCAAAAGGAACAAATGTTTGGGTTGCACTCTACAAAAATGGTTCCCCACTCATGTACACCTATGATGAGTACAAGAAAGGATACCTTGACCAGGCTTCTGGCAGTGCTGTCATCGATCTCATGGAGAACGATCAAGTATGGCTCCAACTGCCCAATTCAGAATCTAATGGTCTCTATTCCTCTGACTACGTTCACTCTTCTTTCTCAGGTTTCCTATTTGCTCATAGCTAA